A genomic region of Mesobacillus jeotgali contains the following coding sequences:
- a CDS encoding coiled-coil domain-containing protein: MKSFIEDIKKEMVPKIKLTFEKGQKVLSILLNRIDFQLTRTLRILLEQQEKLKQYLINRDKLLKEINRKEQEVNQLREKINELSNDHNSRELDLLRNELSSKLDDLISSQRSYYELEQKIEDKQKNINKLTQDKQRLEQDRNLIRSKYDEAKSKLKENENRTSQLEIEIKELREQALIYEQRLKESKTKEEIERYETLLAELQNNYEEKINEESRLREENKHYRKEYQELEKSLLLKITELSKLSGELNQANILLEENKKEKDLIKSQLHIKENELKKSNNQIGALEKKIEQLRQLEKNYLEMYETSVAETQNANKLLTELQETFTKDLIEYDELLKELEYELVDKQNEISIIKADKGEAVVLTEEEKAVLEREYEPRFVLLYKDCKFYPEFFSDFFQVTSSDRLKIEAAIAQLNYHYPLAISRIRQNTIQTKKKNILEYPFGTDSVGRIYFSKENNVIHIYRISRTKNGRGNLTQDNVIQWLKRKL, translated from the coding sequence ATGAAAAGCTTTATTGAAGATATAAAAAAAGAAATGGTTCCAAAAATTAAGCTTACGTTTGAAAAAGGGCAAAAGGTATTGTCCATTTTATTGAACAGAATTGATTTTCAATTGACAAGAACTTTAAGGATTTTATTGGAACAACAAGAAAAGTTAAAGCAATATCTTATTAATAGAGATAAATTACTAAAGGAAATTAATAGAAAAGAACAAGAAGTAAATCAATTAAGAGAAAAAATTAATGAATTAAGCAATGATCATAATTCTCGAGAACTTGACTTATTAAGGAATGAATTAAGCTCAAAATTAGATGATTTAATTTCTAGCCAACGAAGTTATTACGAGTTAGAACAAAAAATTGAAGATAAACAAAAGAATATAAATAAGCTTACTCAAGATAAACAAAGACTTGAACAAGATAGGAATTTAATTAGATCAAAATATGACGAAGCTAAGTCAAAGCTTAAAGAAAACGAAAATAGAACCAGCCAGTTAGAGATAGAAATAAAAGAATTAAGAGAACAAGCTCTAATTTATGAACAGCGTTTAAAGGAAAGTAAGACAAAAGAGGAAATAGAGAGATACGAAACGTTATTAGCGGAGTTGCAAAACAACTATGAAGAAAAAATTAATGAGGAAAGTAGATTAAGAGAAGAAAATAAACACTATAGGAAAGAGTATCAGGAACTAGAAAAAAGCTTATTATTGAAAATTACCGAATTAAGTAAGTTAAGTGGAGAACTGAATCAAGCGAATATTCTGTTGGAAGAAAATAAGAAAGAAAAGGATTTAATAAAATCTCAACTTCATATTAAAGAGAATGAACTCAAAAAGTCCAATAATCAAATTGGAGCGTTGGAAAAGAAAATAGAACAATTAAGACAATTAGAGAAAAATTACTTAGAAATGTACGAAACTTCAGTTGCAGAGACACAGAATGCGAACAAGTTATTAACGGAATTACAGGAAACTTTCACCAAGGATTTAATAGAATACGATGAACTTCTAAAGGAACTCGAATATGAATTAGTCGATAAACAAAATGAAATTTCAATTATTAAGGCAGATAAGGGTGAAGCTGTTGTTTTAACAGAAGAAGAAAAGGCGGTCTTGGAAAGAGAATACGAGCCAAGATTCGTATTGTTATATAAAGATTGTAAATTTTATCCGGAATTCTTTAGTGATTTCTTTCAAGTTACATCTTCAGACCGTTTGAAGATAGAGGCGGCAATAGCACAACTTAATTACCACTACCCTTTAGCTATCTCAAGAATTCGACAGAACACTATACAAACGAAGAAAAAAAATATTCTTGAATATCCCTTTGGAACTGACTCTGTAGGAAGGATTTACTTTTCTAAAGAAAACAATGTAATTCATATATATCGTATCAGTAGAACGAAGAATGGAAGAGGTAATTTAACGCAAGACAATGTTATTCAATGGTTGAAGAGGAAATTATAA
- a CDS encoding endonuclease/exonuclease/phosphatase family protein, whose protein sequence is MKLITWNASMKFRDKIESLLPFNADILVIPECEAPAKWRASNRLQEINQFLWFGDNLNKGIGILNFNDNLHIELHPFYNKEFRYIIPLIVTGKQSFILFAVWSQLTKSRFDSYIGQVFLALNYYESLLNEPCIIAGDWNSNKIFDHIKRVGNHSEVVDLLDKVNVRSAYHHSHNEEHGLETLPTHYFRKDKASPFHIDFIFASESILKQTSKLEIGSYEEWIKLSDHMPMFLELNPSVAEFHEDETVS, encoded by the coding sequence ATGAAGTTAATTACATGGAATGCTTCAATGAAATTTAGGGATAAAATTGAAAGTTTACTCCCATTCAATGCAGATATTTTAGTAATCCCAGAATGTGAAGCTCCAGCGAAATGGAGAGCTAGTAACCGCCTTCAAGAGATTAATCAATTCCTCTGGTTCGGTGACAATTTAAACAAGGGAATCGGAATATTAAATTTTAATGATAACCTTCATATCGAATTACATCCATTCTATAACAAAGAATTTCGTTATATTATTCCTTTAATCGTTACTGGTAAGCAGAGTTTCATTTTGTTTGCAGTTTGGTCTCAACTTACCAAAAGTAGATTTGATAGTTACATAGGACAAGTTTTTCTGGCTTTGAATTATTATGAATCATTACTGAATGAGCCATGTATCATTGCAGGTGACTGGAACAGTAATAAAATATTTGATCATATTAAACGGGTTGGGAATCACTCCGAGGTAGTTGACCTTCTGGACAAAGTAAATGTTAGGAGTGCCTATCATCATTCTCATAATGAAGAACATGGACTTGAAACTCTGCCAACGCATTACTTTAGGAAGGACAAAGCTAGCCCATTTCATATAGATTTTATTTTCGCTTCCGAATCTATTCTTAAACAGACAAGTAAGTTGGAAATTGGGTCGTACGAAGAATGGATTAAGTTAAGTGATCACATGCCGATGTTCTTGGAACTTAATCCAAGTGTAGCTGAATTTCACGAGGACGAAACTGTATCTTGA
- a CDS encoding nuclease-related domain-containing protein — MLLFLNFLKKQKTETHSEKARTTNPKQVAVRKGEIGEYKIDIQLDQLSKDCRYLSDLLIKNPKAKSGYSQIDHVVLTPYGIFVIETKNYQGTIYGGKDRKTWSVNGKFKMMNPFIQNYGHIKALSSLIDQKYKEFFVSLVSFTKRATFKVDLDFRKIQSNELIVYDIELSEFIHRKVSVLKIKHKEPLLSEREISVIYDVFLNVNIKDPAIKRAHEQALKADTTDTTTQATCSICNNSVSDKVKSYCLSNQKFNGKIYCYEHQKDVY, encoded by the coding sequence ATGTTATTATTTCTAAATTTCTTGAAGAAGCAGAAGACAGAGACACATTCTGAAAAAGCGAGAACTACCAATCCAAAACAGGTTGCCGTAAGAAAAGGGGAAATTGGAGAATACAAAATTGATATACAGCTAGATCAGTTGTCAAAGGATTGCCGCTACTTGAGTGACCTGCTAATCAAGAACCCAAAGGCAAAGTCAGGTTATTCACAAATCGACCATGTAGTGCTGACACCATACGGCATCTTTGTAATTGAAACGAAAAACTATCAAGGAACGATTTACGGCGGGAAAGACAGAAAAACATGGTCAGTCAATGGAAAGTTCAAAATGATGAACCCGTTTATCCAAAACTACGGACATATAAAAGCACTATCATCCTTGATTGATCAAAAGTATAAGGAGTTCTTTGTATCACTTGTTTCCTTTACTAAGCGAGCTACATTTAAAGTTGATTTAGATTTCCGGAAAATACAGTCAAACGAACTCATTGTCTACGATATCGAGCTATCTGAGTTCATTCATCGGAAAGTTTCCGTATTAAAGATTAAACACAAAGAACCTCTCTTAAGCGAGAGGGAGATTTCTGTGATTTACGATGTCTTTTTAAATGTAAATATTAAAGACCCTGCCATTAAACGAGCACACGAGCAGGCATTGAAGGCTGATACTACAGACACCACCACTCAAGCAACTTGTTCAATCTGTAATAATTCCGTGTCAGATAAAGTTAAATCATATTGTTTATCAAACCAAAAATTCAATGGGAAGATTTATTGTTATGAGCATCAGAAGGATGTTTATTAA
- a CDS encoding CBO0543 family protein, whose protein sequence is MYLLLVIVVYIALAKRFVNWKRWKEYYPTVQFYIICNLLYNFLFYQHTLWKYKAVTVDWLNHTLIEIAFTFLIVPVVLMIYLEYFPKGKFKGTLYVMIWVAYFSVIEILFQAKGLFVYENGWNTWWSILFNIITFIVIKIHFKNTLAAFLVSAPIIAVLLLFFHPALHDLK, encoded by the coding sequence ATGTATTTATTATTGGTCATTGTGGTATACATTGCACTTGCAAAAAGATTTGTGAATTGGAAAAGGTGGAAGGAATACTACCCCACGGTTCAGTTCTATATTATCTGTAATTTATTATATAACTTCCTCTTTTATCAACATACTTTATGGAAGTATAAAGCTGTTACCGTAGATTGGCTAAATCACACACTGATCGAGATTGCCTTTACATTTTTAATTGTGCCTGTCGTGTTGATGATTTACCTTGAATATTTTCCAAAAGGAAAGTTTAAAGGAACTTTATATGTAATGATTTGGGTGGCGTATTTCTCTGTCATAGAAATACTCTTCCAGGCAAAGGGACTGTTTGTTTATGAAAATGGCTGGAATACTTGGTGGTCAATTTTATTCAACATCATTACTTTCATTGTCATTAAAATCCACTTCAAGAACACCTTAGCAGCATTCCTGGTGTCCGCACCAATTATTGCAGTTCTCTTATTGTTTTTTCACCCAGCGTTACACGATTTGAAATAG